The nucleotide sequence CGGCTTGGGCGTCAGGATCCTGAGCGACCTCGTGGCCGGCGTCGCCCCTGGGCCCAGCGCCGCCGCTCTCGACGAGCTCCGCGCCGCGGGTGCCGTCGTCGAGTCGAGCACCAGCGGGTCCTAGCGCGAGCCCTCATGTGCCTGGCCCGCGTGGCGCACAGGGATGCGGCGCCTTTCACGCGTGATCACGCGTCGCGTCGCGCCGCAGTGCGTGAAACGCGCCGCATCGGGGCGCGACAGGTGGCGCCGCAGTGCGTGAAACCGCCGCATCCCCGCACCGCCTGGCTACACGAGCAGCTGGTGCTTCGCGAGGTCGCGGTACAGGGGCGTCGTCTTCACGAGTTCGGAGTGCGTGCCCACGCCGACCACCTGCCCGTGCTCGAGCACGACGATCTGGTCGGAGTCGACGACGGTCGAGAGCCGGTGGGCGATCACGATGAGCGTGCGGTTCTCGGCCACGGCGTCGATGGCTTCGCGCAGCCGCTGCTCGTTGATGCCGTCGAGCGACGACGTGGACTCGTCGAGCAGCAGGATCGGCGGAGCCGCGAGCAGCGTGCGTGCGATCGCCAGCCTCTGCTTCTCGCCGCCCGAGAGCAGCACGCCGTCTTCGCCGACCTGGGTGTCGAGTCCGTGCGAGCCGCGTTCGAGGACGCTGGTGAGGTTCACGGCCTCGAGGACGCGACGGCAGTCGTCGTCGGTGGCATCGGGCCGCGAGAGCACGAGGTTGTCGCGGATCGTGCCGGCCAGCACAGGGGCGTCCTGCTCGACGTAGCCGATGCGGGCGCGGAGGTCGTCGCGGTCGAGCGATCGCACGTCGACGCCGTCGATCGACACGCCGCCGGAGTCGACGTCGTAGAACCGCTCGATGAGGGCGAGGATCGTCGACTTCCCGGCGCCCGACGGCCCGACGAGGGCCGTCCGCTGGCCGCGGCGAGCGGAGAAGCTCACGCCCCGCAGCACGGTGAGGTCGATGTCGTCCCGTCGCGCAGCCGCCTCCGGGTCGAGCGGGGGGAGGAGGCCGTCGTCGGCCGGCGGTGCCGCGGGGTAGGCGAACTGCACCGAGTCGAAGCGGACTGCGGCATCGGTATCGTCGTCGCCCTGCGAGTCGAGGCCGGAGCGCGAGACCGGGAGGTCGGCCGCGATGGCGGAGTCGCCCTCCTTCTCGCTGGGCAGCTCGATGATCTCCTGGATCCGGCCCAGGGCACCGAGAGCCGAGTTGACGCTCGTGACGGCGCCGAACGCGTTGCCGAGCGGCATGATCATGAGGAACAGGAACAGGATGAACGACACGAGCTGCGCGATCGTGTCGGCGCCGCTAGCCACGCGGAAGCCGCCCACGCCGAGGACCACGAGGAACGACACCTGCATGGCGACGCTGGCGATGGGCACGACGACCGCCGACGCGCTGGCGACCTCGAGCCCGCGGTCGTAGGCGCCCTCCGAGTCGACGTCGATGGCCCGGATCTCCCGCTCGGTCGCGCCCGAGGCGCGCACGGTGCGGATGGACGAGATCGCCCGCTCGACGGCGGCGGTGAGGTCGCCAACCTTGCGCTGCGCACGTTGGGAGGCCACCCTGATCCGGCGCGAGAGCGACACCACGACGACGACCGAGGCGGCCACCACGATCACGGTGAGACCGAGCAGCACGGGATCGATGATCGCCATGCCGACGATGGCGCCGGCGAAGGTGAAGACGCCGCCGATCGCGTCGACCAGACCCTGCGTGAGGACGGCGCGGAGAAGCGTCGTGTCGGAGCCGACGCGCGAGACGAGGTCGCCCGTGCGCCGGGCGTCGAACTCGCTGATCGGCAGGTGCAGCATTCGCGCGACGAGACGCCGCCGGCTCGACAGCACGACGGCCTCGCCGGTGCGCTGCAGCAGGTAGTGCTGCACGCCCGAGAGCACGCCGGAGATCACGACGAGCGCCACGAGGGCGACGACGAGCATGCCGAGGGGCTTGCTGTTCTGCACCAGCGAGATCACACGGCTGACCAGCAGAGGCTGCAGGAGCGACGCGGCCGAGCCCGCCAGGCTGAGCACGATGACGACGACCATCGTCTTCCTGTGCTCGAGCAGGTACGGCAGCAGCTGCGAGAACCGGGCCCGCGGCCCCTCGGGGATCGGCCTGCCGTTCTTGTCGAGACGGACTGGGCGGGGTCGTCGCCCGCGCCCCCGGCCGCGCGCGGGCGACGTCGAGGACGTGGCGGGGGAGGACGGCGCAGGACGCGCGGGGGTTTCGGTGCTCATGACGCCTTTCAGCGGGGATGCTCCGATTTTACGCGCGCACGGGAGAGCCCCCGACCGCGTGTGGAGAACGGCGGACGGGGGCTCGAAGGCGCCGTGACGTGCGAGCGGCAGGCGAGGAAGCGGCTCCTACGAGAGGTTCGCGGAGTAGTCGACGTCGCGCGTCTCGCGGCTGAGGAAGAGCGCGACCAGCGTGATGAGCGCCATCGCCGAGAGGTAGACGCCGACGAGCACGGTCGAGCCGTGCGCGGCGCCCCAGAGCGCCACGGCGATGAACGGCGCCACGGCCGCGCCCAGGATGCTCGACACGTTGTAGCTGATCGCCGAGCCGGTGTAGCGGACGTTCGCCGGGAAGAGCTCCGGCAGGATCGCTCCCATCGGCCCGAAGGTGAGCCCCATGAGGATGAAGCCCAGGATCAGGAGGCCCTGCGCGCCGGCGAAGCCCGCCGAGAAGAGCGGGACGAACAGGAACCCGAAGACCAGGATCCCGGCGGTCACGGCCATGAGCATCTTCCGGCGCCCGAAGCGTTCCGCGAGGGGGCCGGAGACGAGCGTGAAGATGCCGAAGAACGCGACGCCCACGATGAGCATCAGCAGGAACTGCGTGCGGGTGTAGCCGAGGCCGGGCACGAACGCGGCGGCCGAGAACGGCTTGCCCGCGGCCTTCGCCGCTGTCGCCGCGGTCGACGCCGTGGTGCCGTAGGTCAGCGTGAACGTGGTCATCAGGTAGAACAGCGTGTACGTCGCAAGCATGATGAACGTGCCGAGGATCACCTGGCGCCACGAAGTGCGGAACACGCGTCCGAGCGGCAGCTTCGAGACCTGCCCGGCCTCCTTCACGGCGGTGAAGGCCGGCGTCTCGATGAGGCGGAACCGCGCGTACAGGCCGATGATCACAAGGATCGCGCTGCCGAGGAACGGGATGCGCCAGCCCCACGACGCGAACGCGGCCGCCGACATGGTGAGGTTCAGGATGAGGAAGAGCCCGTTGGCGATCATGAACCCGATCGGCGCGCCCAGCTGCGGGAAGGTTCCGTAGATGGCGCGCTTGTTCGCGGGGGCGTTCTCGGTCGCGAGCAGTGCGGCGCCCGACCACTCGCCGCCGAGGCCGAAGCCCTGGGCGAAGCGCAGGATCACGAGGATCGTCGGCGCGGTGACGTGCCATCCGGGCACCGTCGCGGCAGGCAGGCAGCCGATGAGGAACGTGCCGATGCCCATGGTGAGGAGGGACGCGATGAGGGTGTTCTTGCGGCCGATGCGGTCGCCGAAGTGGCCGAACACGATCGAGCCGACCGGGCGCGCGATGAACGCGACGCCGAAGACGGCGAACGACGACAGGAGGGCGACGGTCGGGTCGGCGTTGGCGAAGAAGAGCGTCGGGAAGACGAGGACGGCGGCGGTCGCGTACGCGTAGAAGTCGTAGAACTCGATCGAGGTGCCGATGAGGCTCGCGACGATCACGCGGGCTCTCGAGTTCACGGCGGGTGAGGTCGACGGCGGGGCCGTCGTGGTGCTGGTGGACATGGGAGGCACTCCGAGA is from Frondihabitans australicus and encodes:
- a CDS encoding MFS transporter, which encodes MSTSTTTAPPSTSPAVNSRARVIVASLIGTSIEFYDFYAYATAAVLVFPTLFFANADPTVALLSSFAVFGVAFIARPVGSIVFGHFGDRIGRKNTLIASLLTMGIGTFLIGCLPAATVPGWHVTAPTILVILRFAQGFGLGGEWSGAALLATENAPANKRAIYGTFPQLGAPIGFMIANGLFLILNLTMSAAAFASWGWRIPFLGSAILVIIGLYARFRLIETPAFTAVKEAGQVSKLPLGRVFRTSWRQVILGTFIMLATYTLFYLMTTFTLTYGTTASTAATAAKAAGKPFSAAAFVPGLGYTRTQFLLMLIVGVAFFGIFTLVSGPLAERFGRRKMLMAVTAGILVFGFLFVPLFSAGFAGAQGLLILGFILMGLTFGPMGAILPELFPANVRYTGSAISYNVSSILGAAVAPFIAVALWGAAHGSTVLVGVYLSAMALITLVALFLSRETRDVDYSANLS
- a CDS encoding ABC transporter ATP-binding protein; its protein translation is MSTETPARPAPSSPATSSTSPARGRGRGRRPRPVRLDKNGRPIPEGPRARFSQLLPYLLEHRKTMVVVIVLSLAGSAASLLQPLLVSRVISLVQNSKPLGMLVVALVALVVISGVLSGVQHYLLQRTGEAVVLSSRRRLVARMLHLPISEFDARRTGDLVSRVGSDTTLLRAVLTQGLVDAIGGVFTFAGAIVGMAIIDPVLLGLTVIVVAASVVVVVSLSRRIRVASQRAQRKVGDLTAAVERAISSIRTVRASGATEREIRAIDVDSEGAYDRGLEVASASAVVVPIASVAMQVSFLVVLGVGGFRVASGADTIAQLVSFILFLFLMIMPLGNAFGAVTSVNSALGALGRIQEIIELPSEKEGDSAIAADLPVSRSGLDSQGDDDTDAAVRFDSVQFAYPAAPPADDGLLPPLDPEAAARRDDIDLTVLRGVSFSARRGQRTALVGPSGAGKSTILALIERFYDVDSGGVSIDGVDVRSLDRDDLRARIGYVEQDAPVLAGTIRDNLVLSRPDATDDDCRRVLEAVNLTSVLERGSHGLDTQVGEDGVLLSGGEKQRLAIARTLLAAPPILLLDESTSSLDGINEQRLREAIDAVAENRTLIVIAHRLSTVVDSDQIVVLEHGQVVGVGTHSELVKTTPLYRDLAKHQLLV